The following DNA comes from Vigna radiata var. radiata cultivar VC1973A chromosome 4, Vradiata_ver6, whole genome shotgun sequence.
TTGCTTGAATCGAGGCATATTGAGACCTGTCATCTGCATTTGATTCAAAAcacatgattatttttttccatcAGATATATTAAATGCACACTTTGACAGAAGAGCAATGGTAATTAACATTTAACACAAATGGAATCAATATCTACTCAAGATACCTTTTATGGCCTCGGTTCTTAGGGTAATGGGAAATTGAAGGCTTAGCTTGTCACCAGCATTCCATTTTCTGGTGATGGACAAAAATTTGCCTACATTTCCAGAAAGTTAcaagtgttaatttttttttcttactatgTATCAATGTAAGTCGCTACAGCGAAATCTTAACTTTTGATTATAAACAGACATTCACACCTGGGGTTGGCAGAGACAAAGACTCATTATTCAAAACACCCTTTGCACCATCCTTATGTGTCCAAGTTGGTAGTCTGAAGTTAAGTGTAGACAAAGCACCAGTTTTCTGCATAAGTAGATACGTTTTAGAAGACTAAGACAGGAGTTTTACACCTGGTAACTCGTTGGTTTCTTGGGAAGAAGGTTCAAACATGTGAAAAAGTGACAAGTATTCCTTTCTCCTGATTAGTTAGATACCAAATAAAGACAGATTAACTGTTCCAGTGTTTACTCTAATGCATCTAAGGTGAATGTTTGCTACATGAGATGCAGAACAAATGTAACAAGCACCTTAGCTAGAGAAAATGTAAATGTCACTCGTAGGAAAGGATCCCATGAAACAGCAGGAACAACTGTCTGATTAACAATAATTTGCCCAGACTTCCAATTGAAGAAGCTTGATATGTACTGGATAATGTAAAGAGTAGGATTTTTCCCTCCCTCTTCAAAATAGATGGAATCTCCCAGCTTTGAGAATGATTCAATTCCTAATAAACAgggaaacaaatttaaaacataaagtaTATGGAGAAGTATAGAAATGATATGGTGTAGTTTAGTTTGAAACATTGATGATGAAACTTGAGAAGTCTATGATGAACACAGGCTCACCTGTTCCATAGCAGCACCAGAAACTGTCAAACTTCGTTCCCCAACCAAGGCTAGCTTTAGCCTTGGAAACCCCGCGACCTTGAGGAAGCATGTATATCATCACTCCAGGTTCTGTTCCTCTTTGAATGCTTAATACACCATTTGTTAAGGCACGCTCATAATAATCTGCATATGATACCTTTTTGGTCCATCTGAACAGGTGTCGTGAAACCTGAAACATTGTTTGTTTCCCTTGTACTTAAAGAGGACAACATAAAAATTTCCTAGGAAATTGTTTACGTACACTCATATAAGCACATAAATCCACAAATACATACTAATGTAACACATCATGTGATAATAAATCtaccattttttatattcattttcagCTTCCGACATGATGATTGATGAAGATTAGCTGTACCTTCAACATATTGTAAGTTGTGCATGATTCCTCATTGTCAGTTGATTCTAGGGTGTCTCCAATTCTCTTTGGATCACTCCTATGAAGAAAATCGAAGCAAAGTAAATTTTTAGAAATAGTAGAAACAATAAAATCTGTGAGTACATATTAGCAAGAAGAACCAGAATTCTTGGTTTTATAGATACAGTTGTTTAATAGATAACTGGAGTGCATATGAAAAACAACTTAAACTAAAATGCTGAAATCTTGATACCAGAATTCATCGACTGATGTCCCTCCAGTTGCATAAGTATGAGAAGAGTTAACAATATCCATAAAGAATGTTCCTATTTCCTAACACCAAAAACCAAGAATCTGAATTGGAATTCaagataataataacaaatttcagtACCAGTAATCTACAGCACACATATTTACCTTATAGAGTGGATCACCAGTGACTTCATACCGCATTTGAGATCCAACAACCACTGGGATATGCGTGTTAGCATGAAAATTAGCTATATCATTAGCCTACATCATAGAATTTCAGGATTCACATGCCTTGAAAAAGATTAAATACAACATCTAAACTAGAAATAAATGCCCTAAGTTCAACATACAAATACTTAGCTTTTTCATTATGTTGTTCCCAATATTATAGATGATAGTCAGATTAGAGGAAACAACTTTCGGTATAAAAGCCAACAGTCATATCATTACATGATCTGCTTCTCAAAGTTAAACTTGAATAGGatagtaattataattacatGGAAAATTTTCTAGTTTTTATCACATGCATTTTTTTACTGATGTCCTTTAGTTCTTATGTTTTAAAGCCAAAATTGTTACAACAGGGCAAAAAAAGAGTAAAGGTGTGAAAAAAACAGTTCTTTCAATTCAACTACTTTATAAAGTgattcagttcagtttgtttGTCTAGTGCAGTTCGATTATGCGTTCCATTCTTATATATGgttcagttttttaaaaaacaaaacaaaatcgtTTTAAAGAATTTGTTTGATACACGAAACCAATCATAAAGGggtttttgaatttataaaagaacACTTTTTTTCAACCAGCAGAAGCTGCATAACGAAATTTTTTACAGTATGAACTTGGTGGTATTTAtatcataatgaaaaaaaaatattattactacCTTCACTGCAAGCAAACCTAAAAAGCATGGCTTGTCAAAAAGGTGAGCTAATAGCAGATGCCTTTGATCTCCCTGCATTGACAAGGCATGTAAGGTTACAGCATAACTAGGTAGTGTACCATGAACAAGAAAATAGAGTATGATATCAGAATAATCTGTCtattttggatgaaaaagtTTATCCGTTAGGTAAAGGGCATACTTACATCAAATATGCCTAGGAGCAACAAAAGTAATGTTAAAGAAACGAAATGTACCAAATTAACGTACTGTTATGCTGTATAGTTTGTAAAGGACATCATTCATGCCTCCAGTTTCCTCATTCAGTGATTGATAGTGTCTACTTatactaaattttgttataacatTCTGCACTCTGTTGAAAAAGTAATCTACCATCCATTTCACCATATTTAGAGCTTGAGGATTTTTAGCTATAGAATGTTGATCCAGAAGGCCAGCCAATATCTGCCGAAATacatttttgagaaaaaaaaaaactgaattaaaattagtttctgGATATGTTAAACAAAAgaatacctatatatatatatatatatatatatatatatgaagtaaTGCTAATTTATAGgaaattttcctttatttttcttcttcttttcttttcttgtaagTTATTATACAGAAATCTATCCAAATATGTCTGAGTTGAAATGCCATAATTTTAAGGCTGAATGTAGTTGCACAATCAAAATATCAGTCACCTTTTGAGGGTACCTTGTGAATGGTGTAATATGGAGCCCAAACATGCTCAGTAGCTTCAAATCGGTCAAAAAATTCAGATGGAAATGCAGAGAGATACCCTGTACCAATTTTCTCTTGACAGATTGAGAGATTGGCAACAACGGCTGTCATTTGCTTCTTCAAGATATCATTATGTGTGCTGGCCCACATTAAAGCTGATGCACTCAAGTAGTGCCCTTGAAAATATCACAAGAAAGGAATTATAATTAACCATGAAAAATGAATTGCAAAGGCTGAAAGTTGCAGCCATATGTCAGCTGTTTACAAGTAAAAActttcatacattttttaatctGAGTGAAGAAAAAATCGATTAGAGTTAAGTTCAAGCAGTGGTGACTACATCAATAAGAGTCTTATGCTGTGTTATTAAGCTTTCAATCGTTTTTCATAGCCCTTTCTTCTCATTCCTAGCAGTTAAGAACTCTTTATGAAGAAACGCAAGGAGCTAGGAATGAAAAATGAACCTTACTACAAGTTAGAATTAGTAAGCAGACGATCAAATTCAATGAGTGTGACTTGGTTGAGAAACATACGTGTTTGTGAAGGAATATTTGAGTTTGATTCTTAGACTTAGTGACTTAAAACCGAAGATTAATTCCATAACTTAAATCCAAGACCACCACATAACCGTGGTTCTGGCCAATTTCCACTTGATGCATActtgaatttttcaatttatgacTAACAAATAATCAAACTTAACCATATATTATGCACATATTAATATGATTATCTCAGACTACCTAATAATTTCACTAGatgtgaaaagttgtaattatgGTGATGAAAAACCAGATGATGAATGAAATTAAACTAACCAACAAAATGACCTCGAAGCTCTATTTTTGGATCTTCCCATCCTCCATATGGTGTTCCAGGAGTTGGAAGACCAGCAGTCTTCCTAAAGCTCCAGAGTAACCTGTCCACATCCAACATCAACAGATACTCTAAGTTTGTCTGTTGTGCCCGACCATGGATTGAACCCTCGTGCAATCTCACATCATGCAGAGACACTTCTTTCAGAAAATCTTGGCGTTGATGGGGTGCCTTCAAGACACTCACTTTCTCAGTTTTTCTCATGATCACATCCCAATCATGTTGGTGTTCCTCTTTCAACAACTTCCTTGGCAGCAAATCAGCCAAAACGTGGTCATGGTCATCCTTTGGAGCCAATTTATAATGCGAGATTATGTTCCAAGATTCATTCGATGATGTCAATATCTGGTAACGGTGAGTATGTGATTGAGCATTATTGTTTGTGCACTCTTTACACTCAGCGCAACCCCACAGCACAATTGCAACAAAAGCAAACACAAAAGCCATCATCCTCCTGGAAAATCCAAATCAACACGAACCTTAAACTCGGCAAAAATATgggaacaaattaaaaacatggaGCATGGCATAGTTAGCATTACCCAACAGACATCAATTTTGGTGGAACACGTGAATTAAGAACTTGAGTGAGCTGAGTAACGAAGTGTCAAACATCAACCGCTTAAAACAGCAGAGAGACATATCAGTGGGTCTACACATAAAAGCAAGCTAAGCAATCTTCATGAACCGTGTTTAAGAAACTGGTTTTTCAGATAAAATTCCAAACACTAATAGTATCGCTAGAAATCACCATCTGGTAAATAAAAGCACAAAGGGCATTAATAGTTTctgttaaaaattcaaaatttctttcttttttgttttgccAGTATATTTTTCGTAAGAGCAGTCTTAAATGAAGCGTTAAGCATGACCATCTGTGTCAAAGTGGATTCATTCGAAAACTTGTAAGCTAAAGCAAAAGGTTGCAGAATTTTGATCAAAACTGGTAAGTATATTAGGAAAAATATTAGAAGGCTTCTGATAAACCTTTGACGTGAAGTGATGAAGTGAAGTTACCTTTGGCTTTCAAGTGTCAGAGTTGGATGATAAAGCTAGTAATCACGGAAATCCGCAGCAAAACCCCACTGCAAAGTGGTAACAAAAGCCAACTGAAGCCGTTCTATCCCTCTGAGAAAAggtaataataatatctaaaaatgaaatattttttaaaggaaaaagtaatattataatattttcacaacacatttttataattcttttatgagttattattttattgatttatttaaatttaaatttaaaaaatatttaaaataaatcaatcacgTACTGTTATACTGTTATGTatgtattttcaaaaaattgttaaaaaaaatattattaaaaaaaccttttacttttaaatacaagagtaagatatttaaattcaaaagtcAACCCCCTTTTATATTAGGTTAGAAAAATATACCTTTTCTTTAATGTGGGTTAAGTGAATTTAATTCCCTTAAATTATGGGCTACTCATATTTTGTGAGTTAATTCATAACCTCCTAATAAcaaattcattctttttttttttactattttttattacatataatcAAGTGGAGTGacaaatagatatttttaaagaataaagtgttgttaaataatatttgaattatttaaatatttaatttatttatttatcatgtaaattttataattttaaatttgtatctttataataatattttattggtgaaatagtaaattttttgatgacattgttataaaatagtagattagtaaataataaatgtataaaataaattataataataaaatatatttatatcaatatttGTGAGTTAAGTTacgaaattttgaaataataaaatatatttaaatcaatatggaaacttatttttaaaaaagtatgaaTAAGGCAAAAGgtctataaatttttaatattgtttagaATTGGACTCTGAAGAGAGTTCAGTCCAATAAGTAGAATGGAATATTTGGAAGGTGGATCGTCAAAAGATGGGCTATTTCTTTTAGCAACTTCATAATTTCAAACTGTAATCTTAttttttgtattctaaaatatataatctggAATATGCTTTTTCTATctcagaataaaaaataaaaaatatattttatattgtagaattcaagatataaatatattttaaatttataatttaaaatatattttttgtagtaTTCTGAATTATACTATTTgaaatagaatttttatatttcaaaatattaaaaatagtatttttgattgtatatttcaaaatataaaataaaaaatatctttcagttatatactttaaaataaaaattttcattctagattttaaaatacaaaaaaataggAGGGTTAtgagaaagaaattatatacaaaaaaattacgttttttttttaaaaaaaaattgaggtgATTGCAAATTGCACTCTTGATAGCTTTACTGGGATTTTCTTATTTAAGAAACTAATGTGATGatgttataaattttgagaCACAGATAATGTTTTAgcctaaaatatttattaaaaattgtgaaCTTGTATTAGATATGATCctaaaagttatattttgtgTTGTTATGAATGTGAATGAATGGTATTAGATGTTTAAAAcccttttatattattctttggTGGGTACTTATAATAAATAGGAAAATGGTGTGTTGGTAGGGAGAAGAGAATGGTTGACGGAGAAGGAaagtttctttaaaaaatagtaattagaGTGAGTAGAGTGCAAGAAATACATAGATAccaccataaataaataaataaaaaatactgaGATGTTAACTTCGATGACATGCATGAAAATGtttaagtatttatttacattgttataagaaatttttatattattattattattattacttaaaagATAGTATTTTGGATGTGATTAAAATTAACGATTTGTTATcgaataagtttttaataatcCAATTAATGAGTTTTAGAGATAATTGTATATAGATTGATCTTTCGATTTGTTATTgaataagtttataattaatcgataattgttatataaattaatcatttgATTTGTTAGTCACAATTGTTCCATCTTTTATAATCATTCGATTTGTTAGTCACAATTGTTCCATCTCAAGAATAATGTATAATTATGTTTATGGtatgattaattatttagaCTATCAGTTTAAGATTGACTAAacgattaaaatattttttgtttttattattttttacttaaagttCAAAGAAGAGCTGAACATTTAaaaggtataatatttttttttttaagttatgaGATATTATTGATGTAAAGTAATGTTCCAATCTCAAATTGAGTcaaataatatagttaattaaaatataagtatcaTGTTTGATTAAGTTAAATACACCTCTAATAATAtagtaaattatgaaattattattattatattattgtcaATTACACTGAGATTGGTTATAATGAAGATTTAGAATAGATATAATGTTTTTGGAGGTTCCTATTTCTTATCAATTGGGTCCTCGTATTCTGAAAGTGATCAATTGGTCTTtgttttggtaaaattgaaCCAATAATGTCCTTGTTGTTAATTTTAGTGAACCACGTTAACTTTAGTGTATCATGGCATGCTGACCAAGCAATTAATTATGACGTGGCGCATGTGgtggaatttattttattttaagttttaaataaaatcctttaaaacaaaattagggTTCACCTCCACCTCCCAATCACCGCCATGCCCCTCCTCCGCCACTTCCACCTCGGCAACAACTTTTTCTCCGGCCAGATTCCTCCTGAATATGGCACCTGACAGCACCTCCAATACCTTGCCGTCTCCGACAACGAGCTCACGGGAAAAATCCCTTCGAAGCTTGGAAACCTCACCATGCTTCGCGAGTTCTACATTGGAAACATCACTCTTCCTCTTCCAAATCCCCTTCTGAATTCAAACCTTCctcactttcttcctctttttccattctaatcatattatttttatttttctcaaaccACTAACAAACATTTTAACAAAACAACACCAACTCATCCATTAATCAGTAATCTCCTTCAGATtgattttctttagtttttcattttttgttttatttttatatatatgtatataattttttcattttcacggTCATGTGTTGACAATTTCTCCCCTTTTTTTTGTCTGTTTGTTTCCATCTTTgtagaatctgaaaaacttttctttcaattgCTTTTTGGGAAGATTCGGTTGATCCGATCCTCATAGAGAGCGATTTAGGTTCGGTGTTCTCGGATGACGTCATCTTGGTTTGTGTTCTAAAAACCAAACAATACGAGAGGAAAGTGAAAAAGTAAACGAAAATGAAAAGGGAAGTTTCTCCTTAATGTTGTGCCCTTCCTCTGCCCAACTTGAGGAGAAACAAAATCATTACATTCAATCAACAAAAACCACACAGAACAACAAAACCGCTCATCAAGCTTCAGTTTTTCACCATACATAAAAGGGGGTTTGTGTTCTCGAACTCCATGCAATGCTGACCACTCAAACCCTTCTCCTCCTTCACCATAGAGATTATCCCCTTCGGCATCTTCCTGCTAATCACACACCTCATTCCTCAAATCTAAGCTCCATCCATCGGCTTTCTCAATTACCTAAACAATCAGTCATTAACATGCCAATTAatccaatctaaaaaaaaaatagacaaatgCACATAAGCTTTGTCGATGGGATGCAGTGCTGGGAGAGGAGGACGAAGTAGAGGTTTAGGGGGTTGTGGAGGAGTGCGGCAGCAATGAGACGGCGAGCGATGACGATGAGAGATGGGGAGGTACAGGAGGTGCGCCGGACGGTTGGATTGGGGGATGGCGTCAATGTAGATGTTGAAGAGGTGGGTGTGGGAGGGTGAGAAGAAAGTTTCCTAAAGGTGATTTCTACACAACGAGATTTTACTGTGTCACATGCTTAATTAAAGGACACTTCAGCATGTCACCTCGCTAGAAAGTTAACGTCATCCACTAAAATTAACGACAAAGACATTATCGgttcaattttatcaaaatagaaACTCAACACTTTCAAAATACGAAGACCCAATTAATACAAATCCGTAGAAATAGAAACCTATAAAGACATTAAAcctttcaaatattataatattggtAATTTTTACTAGCTAGACTCACCAGCGTCTCTGAAGCCTAAATTCATTGACCCAGAAGAAAAGGCTTTTTGGATCACTTAAAATGTTCGCCATTGCTTCTgcacttttaaattttcttcaatGTACCtccaaaatctttaaaatacCAATTATATCCTTTATTTTTcgttttacattttaaattctGAATGTATAACCATATTACATTGTCtgaaaccaaaaatatataatttgaaataattataaattcagaatgcaaataatattatataaaattttataaactaagaATTATTagtatctaaaataatttttattattaatacaaatttataattggtttttgaatgaaagtctaaattagtttttaaaattagttttagttaaattggtttttaatattattaatttaaaatctgtAATTGTAGATAGCTAAAAGTTCgttaactaatattaaaaactaactataaaatttcattaaatggAAACTATTTTAGATTCAGATAAGTTTTAGTTAATATaaccattaattattttaattattttcgtgtaaagttatattttgaaataaaaagttatCCTCGTTTACGTGATATATCTTagaaatgtaatttttgttatgTATTCATCTCTATTGAATAAAGAATATAACTATAAACGTATTTATCACACCTTactgttttaattattaattaaacaattatatttacaaaaaaaaaataaacatgatattATTAAGGATTGAGTATCAAAAGAACACTCATTAAGGATTTACACAGTTCAacacttaaaattataaaaataagataccttggtgtgaaaaaataaataatatataaaattaataaaggcgtgtaaataattaaatttgtgcCCCCATAAaccatttatttaatgaaattgatgtttgagaaatacaatattatatcaTTTGAGAAAGCgcaaacaaaaatgtaatgAAAGTTGATATAAGAGAAAATATACCTTAACaaacattattaatattgaatataataaccgagaaagaatacaaaaataacaCGAGATAATAGTGAAAACAACTTTTTAAGGATATTATTAAGACAAGTTGAAATTGATCCATGGTCAATGTaaggatttttaataaaaaaaaatatagacaaATGAAATAGTATAATGGAATAATTAATTTGTGAtcctttatttttgttttgagcaGAAAAGCACAAATAGTGAAAACCACATGTTAATATATTGGTTAAAGTTAAAGGTAATGTTTCCCCTAGAAAAGCTTAGACCAAATTCTTACTTGTTATAATTATACAAAGAGCTTTCGGCAACTCATCCCTTCaattatgtaatattatatatatattaaggtaGAAGCACAAAAGAAGACATAATAAGGAGTCATGTCAACTAAGGACAATACAATACAAGAGAGAAGACTTCAAAGGTGTGAGATACATTCAGAGGGTCACCTCAACCATGAAATAAGACAGAAAACCGTGAAATAAGAGAATTGCATGATGAGAAGAGAACAAGGTTACTTGATAAGAAAATGGACACTCTTCACGAGATAAACAGTGTTATTAATTATCCTTATAATTTGCCTTTGAATAAGATGGTTTTTGCCACTTAGAATATGGGAGTAGCAATTGGTCCTACAACACaccttttcttctcaaaagagagaTGCCTTTAGTACTTTCTCTACTCTAACATTGCTTATATCAATAACCCATAATGCCACAATGTACCTTAAAAGATTCTATTCAATACAATAATAAACTAaactaaaggaaaaaaattatcttttaacaacattttttttacaactttttgacaatgcatacgtgacagtttatgattggttcgtttcaaatatttttttaaaaataaattcaaacagaccaataaaataatgacacgtgtcttgttataaaaaagttattaaaaagagGGTTTCAGAATCATTGTCCTGAACTAAATACTAAAATTGGAGCATTGTCACAACACTTCAACTCTGCAAACACCacctaaaataacaaaaaacgatacattttttaacaacacaCTGGTTTTCAATCATTCGTACCCCAAGGTTGTGTTTGTGTAACAAATTCTTTTTGCTTTTATGTCCATTTCgattatcatttaatatttcaGTAACATTGGTCCAACCCAATGTAATGTGCATGttgaaaaattgatttggatttttcaatattattaaatacaaaagatacacttttttaacaaattattatttaattacataattatacttttttaaaaaaacaatctATACTATTATAATTATGCATTTTTGAATTAGATCATTTTATCCtttactaaataatttttttctaacttaatAGAATACATATATAACAACCTAtctgtttaaattaattacataattattttgatttaaatataagtaccaattttttttaatttttaatcattctttttaaaattatatatattttcctaaaattttattattttaatgattcaGCTAGTGAAAAGTAAATTTAAgacgtgtgtgtgtgtctatatatatatatatatatatatatatatatatatatatatatatatatatatatatatatatatataatagcaGTATCTTGTGAAAAATAATATGTCAATATCTGCAAATTGGAAACTAGTTGCCAATGCCATCTTAATCACATGTGAGATATCAATAACACAAACTTATCGAATATTTgaggaaaaaatattaaagtattgtTTATAGAGCATAGTTCTTGGGAgcatttttctttacaaaagaaaaaggaatatgATGCTGTACTTTTCAAAGAATTAAATATGGACCAACACTTTCCTTCTTTCACACTCCtgttttatatattctaaaagttattttttataattttatttatatcaatttttattagttagatataatattctattattaaaaggatgtaaaatggaagaaataaaaaattatatatatatatatatatatatatatatatatatacatatatatatatatatataattattacataaatagactacaaatataaaaaaagtgtagTCTATATTTAAAAGGtaacaattttagaaattaattttaaagaatatacTATGGTTAAGTTAAAGTAATAGTTttgagaataattttatttttttatttttattctggTTATAAAAATCTTTATTGTTTTTCGTTGAATATAAACTTTTCCTCTTCTGTTATAAAagacaagtttttttttttttcattctcgttttctttctcctttatttgtttttttttcttttcacctcattttaaatcctaaaccttggtttatgtttgattatttaCGTCACACACTGATTACTCATATCGTTGTTATCTATATACGTGATTTCATTGTTATCTATATCTGTGTTACTTACCTTCCTTAAAGCATATTCTTAACTTCCTTTTTTTacctattttaatattttaatgtatttaaaaatttgtatatgatAATAGATTTGTATATGTTATTtggataatttattatttgaatatattattttggtatagtttttttattattgattgattGTATGCAAAAGtttagtttatttgatgttgacattaagtttatttgaaaaaattgagaCTTAACATGGACATGTAAACATACCCTTATTTGAGACTCAAaactaagaaaatgaaattttataaacaaattaaatattagtacTAAAAGAGGGAGTTCTTTTGTGgtgcacaaatatttttatataaagtgtTGTAATCTTATcttgtataataaaataattatattaaatatgttattgttGTAATGagaaatatattagaaatataataaactataaatagattttattatatattttaattaaaaaggatagtagaatatttaaaatcttaCTCTTACGCTTTTAGAAGAATAACATTGTAGATGGGAACGGATGTTCATGCatctgaaacaaaaaaatatttgacatataaaCAACAATATCTTACAATTGTATATGTAGTATCCGACTATACAAAACATATGATAGCAGTAAATTCTGAGTAACCCCGTTACTTTGCGTTCTACACCGTTATTCATTCCCCAATATATGCAGAAATTTAAAGAGTTAAAAAGAATAGGTAGCTAGGTCAACCACCTCTCACACGTGCGTCAGAATTCCGGTAAAGAGACGTTTTTCCGAAACTCACACGACGGTGACCGTAACGGCGAAGGGGGCAAAGACGGTGGAGATTTCAGGCTCTGAAAGTATCCCCTTACGTCAAGTCCATCGGCGAAAGGTTTCGTAACCTCTTCTCTTGAAGGAATAAACGGCGGCCGCACAACCTCCGTTAGTAGGTCCCACTTAACCCCTCTGAAGAACTCGTGCTCCTTGATCTCGGTGGCGCCGCGAACATAACCCAAACGCTTGGAGGGGTCCTTTTCTAGCAACCGAGA
Coding sequences within:
- the LOC106758049 gene encoding uncharacterized protein LOC106758049 isoform X1; protein product: MSVGRMMAFVFAFVAIVLWGCAECKECTNNNAQSHTHRYQILTSSNESWNIISHYKLAPKDDHDHVLADLLPRKLLKEEHQHDWDVIMRKTEKVSVLKAPHQRQDFLKEVSLHDVRLHEGSIHGRAQQTNLEYLLMLDVDRLLWSFRKTAGLPTPGTPYGGWEDPKIELRGHFVGHYLSASALMWASTHNDILKKQMTAVVANLSICQEKIGTGYLSAFPSEFFDRFEATEHVWAPYYTIHKVPSKVFFFLKNVFRQILAGLLDQHSIAKNPQALNMVKWMVDYFFNRVQNVITKFSISRHYQSLNEETGGMNDVLYKLYSITGDQRHLLLAHLFDKPCFLGLLAVKANDIANFHANTHIPVVVGSQMRYEVTGDPLYKEIGTFFMDIVNSSHTYATGGTSVDEFWSDPKRIGDTLESTDNEESCTTYNMLKVSRHLFRWTKKVSYADYYERALTNGVLSIQRGTEPGVMIYMLPQGRGVSKAKASLGWGTKFDSFWCCYGTGIESFSKLGDSIYFEEGGKNPTLYIIQYISSFFNWKSGQIIVNQTVVPAVSWDPFLRVTFTFSLAKKTGALSTLNFRLPTWTHKDGAKGVLNNESLSLPTPGKFLSITRKWNAGDKLSLQFPITLRTEAIKDDRSQYASIQAILYGPYLLAGHTTGDWDIKAAPNASIEDWITPIPASYNSQLFYFSQAFANSTYVFTNSKHPLAMQKLPVPGTDLALHATFRVIQGKSSTNCTTLTDAIGKTIMLEPFDHPGMRVIHQGREHPLTVVGSSSGGPSCAFVVVPGLDGRKETISLESKSHNGCFVHSGLHSGRGVKLSCNSSSDATFKESASFIAKRGISKYDPISFVAKGVNKNFLLEPLLAFRDESYTAYFNIKG
- the LOC106758049 gene encoding uncharacterized protein LOC106758049 isoform X2, with the translated sequence MMAFVFAFVAIVLWGCAECKECTNNNAQSHTHRYQILTSSNESWNIISHYKLAPKDDHDHVLADLLPRKLLKEEHQHDWDVIMRKTEKVSVLKAPHQRQDFLKEVSLHDVRLHEGSIHGRAQQTNLEYLLMLDVDRLLWSFRKTAGLPTPGTPYGGWEDPKIELRGHFVGHYLSASALMWASTHNDILKKQMTAVVANLSICQEKIGTGYLSAFPSEFFDRFEATEHVWAPYYTIHKVPSKVFFFLKNVFRQILAGLLDQHSIAKNPQALNMVKWMVDYFFNRVQNVITKFSISRHYQSLNEETGGMNDVLYKLYSITGDQRHLLLAHLFDKPCFLGLLAVKANDIANFHANTHIPVVVGSQMRYEVTGDPLYKEIGTFFMDIVNSSHTYATGGTSVDEFWSDPKRIGDTLESTDNEESCTTYNMLKVSRHLFRWTKKVSYADYYERALTNGVLSIQRGTEPGVMIYMLPQGRGVSKAKASLGWGTKFDSFWCCYGTGIESFSKLGDSIYFEEGGKNPTLYIIQYISSFFNWKSGQIIVNQTVVPAVSWDPFLRVTFTFSLAKKTGALSTLNFRLPTWTHKDGAKGVLNNESLSLPTPGKFLSITRKWNAGDKLSLQFPITLRTEAIKDDRSQYASIQAILYGPYLLAGHTTGDWDIKAAPNASIEDWITPIPASYNSQLFYFSQAFANSTYVFTNSKHPLAMQKLPVPGTDLALHATFRVIQGKSSTNCTTLTDAIGKTIMLEPFDHPGMRVIHQGREHPLTVVGSSSGGPSCAFVVVPGLDGRKETISLESKSHNGCFVHSGLHSGRGVKLSCNSSSDATFKESASFIAKRGISKYDPISFVAKGVNKNFLLEPLLAFRDESYTAYFNIKG